The following are encoded together in the Oreochromis niloticus isolate F11D_XX linkage group LG12, O_niloticus_UMD_NMBU, whole genome shotgun sequence genome:
- the lhx2b gene encoding LIM/homeobox protein Lhx2b isoform X3 yields MLFHGLPGGDVRGVVEEMDRRGKSESAAISSAIDMGESETSMPCMTNERVALCAGCGRKIADRYYLLAVDKQWHMRCLKCCECKLNLESELTCFSKDGSIYCKEDYYRRFSVQRCARCHLGISASEMVMRARDLVYHLNCFTCTTCSKMLTTGDHFGMKDSLVYCRLHFETLIQGEYETHFNHADVVQHKGLGPANTLGLSYFSSVGTVQKGRPRKRKSPGPGAELAAYNAALSCNENDGESMDRDSQYSSSQKTKRMRTSFKHHQLRTMKSYFAINHNPDAKDLKQLAQKTGLTKRVLQVWFQNARAKFRRNLLRQESTGVDKASDGSTLQGGTPSGPASEISNASMSPSSTPTTLTDLTNPTMPTVTSVLTSVPGSMDVHECRSPSQTTLTSLF; encoded by the exons ATGCTTTTCCATGGCCTCCCCGGAGGCGACGTTCGCGGTGTGGTGGAAGAAATGGACCGGAGAGGAAAGAGCGAGTCAGCGGCCATCAGCTCAGCCATCGATATGGGAGAGTCAGAGACG TCCATGCCATGCATGACCAACGAGCGCGTGGCTCTGTGCGCGGGCTGCGGCAGGAAAATCGCGGACCGATATTACCTGTTGGCCGTGGACAAGCAGTGGCACATGCGCTGCCTCAAGTGCTGCGAGTGCAAACTCAACCTGGAGTCCGAGCTCACCTGCTTCAGCAAAGACGGCAGCATCTACTGCAAAGAGGACTACTACAG AAGATTTTCGGTGCAGAGATGCGCTCGGTGCCACCTGGGAATCTCGGCCTCGGAGATGGTGATGCGAGCTCGGGACCTGGTCTATCACCTCAACTGCTTCACCTGCACTACCTGCAGCAAGATGCTCACCACCGGGGACCACTTTGGCATGAAAGACAGTCTGGTGTACTGTCGGCTGCACTTTGAGACTCTCATCCAGGGAGAATATGAGACACATTTTAACCACGCGGACGTGGTGCAGCACAAAGGCCTGGGCCCGGCCAACACGCTCGGACTATCCTACTTCAGCAGCGTGGGGACGGTGCAGAAAGGAAGGCCGAGGAAGAGGAAAAGTCCTGGGCCAGGGGCCGAGCTGGCTGCTTATAATGCAG CGCTGAGCTGTAATGAGAACGACGGCGAATCCATGGACAGGGACTCCCAGTACAGCTCCAGTCAGAAGACCAAGCGCATGCGGACGTCCTTCAAGCATCACCAGCTGAGGACCATGAAGTCCTACTTTGCCATCAACCACAACCCAGACGCCAAGGACCTCAAGCAGCTTGCCCAGAAAACTGGCCTCACCAAGCGGGTCTTACAG GTGTGGTTCCAAAACGCTCGGGCCAAATTCAGGAGGAACCTGCTGCGGCAGGAGAGCACCGGGGTAGACAAGGCGTCCGACGGCTCGACGCTGCAGGGTGGTACACCGTCAGGCCCGGCCTCTGAGATCTCCAATGCCTCCATGAGTCCCTCCAGCACACCCACCACCCTTACGGACTTGACCAACCCCACCATGCCCACTGTCACCTCTGTGCTTACCTCCGTGCCAGGTAGCATGGATGTCCACGAGTGCCGGAGCCCATCACAGACCACGCTGACCAGCCTCTTCTGA
- the lhx2b gene encoding LIM/homeobox protein Lhx2b isoform X1: protein MDILACRSEENSYNILPSAATMLFHGLPGGDVRGVVEEMDRRGKSESAAISSAIDMGESETSMPCMTNERVALCAGCGRKIADRYYLLAVDKQWHMRCLKCCECKLNLESELTCFSKDGSIYCKEDYYRRFSVQRCARCHLGISASEMVMRARDLVYHLNCFTCTTCSKMLTTGDHFGMKDSLVYCRLHFETLIQGEYETHFNHADVVQHKGLGPANTLGLSYFSSVGTVQKGRPRKRKSPGPGAELAAYNAALSCNENDGESMDRDSQYSSSQKTKRMRTSFKHHQLRTMKSYFAINHNPDAKDLKQLAQKTGLTKRVLQVWFQNARAKFRRNLLRQESTGVDKASDGSTLQGGTPSGPASEISNASMSPSSTPTTLTDLTNPTMPTVTSVLTSVPGSMDVHECRSPSQTTLTSLF, encoded by the exons ATGGACATCTTGGCTTGCAGATCTGAAGAGAACAGTTATAACATCCTCCCATCTGCGGCTACGATGCTTTTCCATGGCCTCCCCGGAGGCGACGTTCGCGGTGTGGTGGAAGAAATGGACCGGAGAGGAAAGAGCGAGTCAGCGGCCATCAGCTCAGCCATCGATATGGGAGAGTCAGAGACG TCCATGCCATGCATGACCAACGAGCGCGTGGCTCTGTGCGCGGGCTGCGGCAGGAAAATCGCGGACCGATATTACCTGTTGGCCGTGGACAAGCAGTGGCACATGCGCTGCCTCAAGTGCTGCGAGTGCAAACTCAACCTGGAGTCCGAGCTCACCTGCTTCAGCAAAGACGGCAGCATCTACTGCAAAGAGGACTACTACAG AAGATTTTCGGTGCAGAGATGCGCTCGGTGCCACCTGGGAATCTCGGCCTCGGAGATGGTGATGCGAGCTCGGGACCTGGTCTATCACCTCAACTGCTTCACCTGCACTACCTGCAGCAAGATGCTCACCACCGGGGACCACTTTGGCATGAAAGACAGTCTGGTGTACTGTCGGCTGCACTTTGAGACTCTCATCCAGGGAGAATATGAGACACATTTTAACCACGCGGACGTGGTGCAGCACAAAGGCCTGGGCCCGGCCAACACGCTCGGACTATCCTACTTCAGCAGCGTGGGGACGGTGCAGAAAGGAAGGCCGAGGAAGAGGAAAAGTCCTGGGCCAGGGGCCGAGCTGGCTGCTTATAATGCAG CGCTGAGCTGTAATGAGAACGACGGCGAATCCATGGACAGGGACTCCCAGTACAGCTCCAGTCAGAAGACCAAGCGCATGCGGACGTCCTTCAAGCATCACCAGCTGAGGACCATGAAGTCCTACTTTGCCATCAACCACAACCCAGACGCCAAGGACCTCAAGCAGCTTGCCCAGAAAACTGGCCTCACCAAGCGGGTCTTACAG GTGTGGTTCCAAAACGCTCGGGCCAAATTCAGGAGGAACCTGCTGCGGCAGGAGAGCACCGGGGTAGACAAGGCGTCCGACGGCTCGACGCTGCAGGGTGGTACACCGTCAGGCCCGGCCTCTGAGATCTCCAATGCCTCCATGAGTCCCTCCAGCACACCCACCACCCTTACGGACTTGACCAACCCCACCATGCCCACTGTCACCTCTGTGCTTACCTCCGTGCCAGGTAGCATGGATGTCCACGAGTGCCGGAGCCCATCACAGACCACGCTGACCAGCCTCTTCTGA
- the lhx2b gene encoding LIM/homeobox protein Lhx2b isoform X2, giving the protein MDILACRSEENSYNILPSAATMLFHGLPGGDVRGVVEEMDRRGKSESAAISSAIDMGESETSMPCMTNERVALCAGCGRKIADRYYLLAVDKQWHMRCLKCCECKLNLESELTCFSKDGSIYCKEDYYRFSVQRCARCHLGISASEMVMRARDLVYHLNCFTCTTCSKMLTTGDHFGMKDSLVYCRLHFETLIQGEYETHFNHADVVQHKGLGPANTLGLSYFSSVGTVQKGRPRKRKSPGPGAELAAYNAALSCNENDGESMDRDSQYSSSQKTKRMRTSFKHHQLRTMKSYFAINHNPDAKDLKQLAQKTGLTKRVLQVWFQNARAKFRRNLLRQESTGVDKASDGSTLQGGTPSGPASEISNASMSPSSTPTTLTDLTNPTMPTVTSVLTSVPGSMDVHECRSPSQTTLTSLF; this is encoded by the exons ATGGACATCTTGGCTTGCAGATCTGAAGAGAACAGTTATAACATCCTCCCATCTGCGGCTACGATGCTTTTCCATGGCCTCCCCGGAGGCGACGTTCGCGGTGTGGTGGAAGAAATGGACCGGAGAGGAAAGAGCGAGTCAGCGGCCATCAGCTCAGCCATCGATATGGGAGAGTCAGAGACG TCCATGCCATGCATGACCAACGAGCGCGTGGCTCTGTGCGCGGGCTGCGGCAGGAAAATCGCGGACCGATATTACCTGTTGGCCGTGGACAAGCAGTGGCACATGCGCTGCCTCAAGTGCTGCGAGTGCAAACTCAACCTGGAGTCCGAGCTCACCTGCTTCAGCAAAGACGGCAGCATCTACTGCAAAGAGGACTACTACAG ATTTTCGGTGCAGAGATGCGCTCGGTGCCACCTGGGAATCTCGGCCTCGGAGATGGTGATGCGAGCTCGGGACCTGGTCTATCACCTCAACTGCTTCACCTGCACTACCTGCAGCAAGATGCTCACCACCGGGGACCACTTTGGCATGAAAGACAGTCTGGTGTACTGTCGGCTGCACTTTGAGACTCTCATCCAGGGAGAATATGAGACACATTTTAACCACGCGGACGTGGTGCAGCACAAAGGCCTGGGCCCGGCCAACACGCTCGGACTATCCTACTTCAGCAGCGTGGGGACGGTGCAGAAAGGAAGGCCGAGGAAGAGGAAAAGTCCTGGGCCAGGGGCCGAGCTGGCTGCTTATAATGCAG CGCTGAGCTGTAATGAGAACGACGGCGAATCCATGGACAGGGACTCCCAGTACAGCTCCAGTCAGAAGACCAAGCGCATGCGGACGTCCTTCAAGCATCACCAGCTGAGGACCATGAAGTCCTACTTTGCCATCAACCACAACCCAGACGCCAAGGACCTCAAGCAGCTTGCCCAGAAAACTGGCCTCACCAAGCGGGTCTTACAG GTGTGGTTCCAAAACGCTCGGGCCAAATTCAGGAGGAACCTGCTGCGGCAGGAGAGCACCGGGGTAGACAAGGCGTCCGACGGCTCGACGCTGCAGGGTGGTACACCGTCAGGCCCGGCCTCTGAGATCTCCAATGCCTCCATGAGTCCCTCCAGCACACCCACCACCCTTACGGACTTGACCAACCCCACCATGCCCACTGTCACCTCTGTGCTTACCTCCGTGCCAGGTAGCATGGATGTCCACGAGTGCCGGAGCCCATCACAGACCACGCTGACCAGCCTCTTCTGA